The genomic stretch GCCGGGCGAAAGCCGAAGCTGCCGACCTTCTCATTGGTTTTCCAGAAAGGATCGCCGTCGGACGAACGGCCGTTCATCGACGAAGTGCTAAAACATAACATGGTCGATGGCTCAATGATTGCTGTCGATGACTACGCCCCTTTCGCCGAGTTCGAGCGCATCCTGGAAGAGCAGGAAGGGCCGTTCCTGGCGCCAGGGCTCTCGCTCACGCGCAACCTTTACACCGCCGCCAGCGCAAGGGGCACAAAAGTCCTTCTCGACGGCCATGGCGGCGACGAGGTCGTGTCGCAGGGCTATGGGTATCTCCACGAGCTTGCAATCGCCCACAGATGGCTGGATTTGTGGCGGGAGATGCGTGCGGCCTCAAGCCTCCATGGCGACGGGATGCTGGGCATCTATTTTACATTCCTGACCGTTTATGGCCCGGCCTGGCGTATCGCCAAACTCAGGCAAATGGCCAATCGTGCCTTGAACAGGCTCTGGCAACGGCCTGCCAGGGCCGAGCAGCGCCCTAGCTGGCTTGGCTTGGTCAACCCAGACCTTGCCAGTCGAACCGATATCGTCGCCAGATTTCACAGAAGCGGACAAATGCCGCCTGCGGCGAGATCCAGCGAAACCCTGACCCACCGCTGGATCCTGTCGAATGGACTGGTGCCGCACGCCTTCGAGGTTCTGGATAAGGCTGCAGCGAATTTCGGCGTCGAGCCGCGCTATCCGTTCTGGGACAAACCGCTTGTCGAGTTCTGCCTGGCTTTGCCTGGAGAGCAAAAATTACATAACGGTTTCGGCCGCTACGTACTGCGCCGGGCCATGGAGGGCATCCTGCCTCCGGCGGTTCAGTGGCGGAGCGACAAGATCGATTTCAAATCCAACCTGGTAAGCGGGATGTTGCGTAATCACCGCGACCTGCTGAACAGGGTACTCGTCTCGGACGCCGGTCTGATCGAGTCCTACATAAACCTGCCCGAGGTAACGGCGGCATATGACCGGATTTCAAGGCTTCCGGACCAGGCGACGCTGCCCGACATTCAATATGTCTGGCGTTCGGCAGCGCTGTCCCTGTGGCTAAGGCAGATCGAACGGCGCGAGAGTCCAGCGTGATGTCAGTCAACCCGACGCTTGCCGTAAAGTCCAACCAGGATCGCACCGGCTCGGCGCACCAACGGCCGAGGCACTTTTACATGGCCTATGGCCTGACGTTCGGTTCGGAGGTGCTGCTACCCGAGTTGGAGCCAATGGCGATGGCGCCGGCGGTCGCCGATATAATGATAAACGTTGGCCCCCTGCCGCAACACTCTGCCGATGCCGCAGCCGCCTTCCATTTCGAGGCGCACCGACAGTATTTGACGTGGCAGACGGTAGGGGCGTTCCTGATAAGCGATGCCAGCAGGATCGATGTCGATCCGGCGCCTGGCGTCGACGACGCCTTGATCGCCTTTCCCCTGCTGGGGCCGGTCCTGGCGCTCCTGCTGCACCAACGCGGGCTACTCGTCTTGCATGCCAGCGCTATTGCGGTTGGCGGCAAAAGCGCGATTTTCATGGGCGACAAGGGCGCCGGCAAATCAACGACCGCGGGAGCCATGATCCGCGCCGGGCATGACTTGCTGACCGATGACGTGGTTGCGCTTGATGTATCCAAACCCCTCGATCCGATGATCGTGCCGGGCTTTCCACAGCTTAAGCTGGCCTCGGACGCGGCCGCGGCGATCTCGCTCAAAGAGGCGGAGGTACGGCCGCTGGTGCATCCGGCAATCGACAAAACGCAGCATCGTCTCCGTGGAGCATTTTCCAGCGACATGGTTCCGGTGACCCGGATATATATTCTCGAACGGGGCGCACGAGCAGCGATTCTGCCTTTGCCGAGCGTCGCCTCGCTGCCAGCGATCATCAAATTCTCGTACGTGACGCGCTTCGGCCGGTCCGCCCTGCCAAGTGATTTCGCGGCGACCCATCTTCGTCAATGCGCGCAACTGGCCGCCCATGTAGGTGTATGCCGGCTCGAAGTGCCGACAGGCCTCGACAGGCTAGGCGAGGCCGTGGATCTGATCGAGGCGGATTTGAGCTTCGACAACGCATTGGATTGAAAGACGGACGCGATTTTCGGAAAGCAAAATGTGTAGCTTCACATTATCACAACGCGACCCCAGGACATGAGGGCGGGCTCTTACGCCCTTACCGAGCAAAATCATGGCAAATAGATCCCCATTTCATCTGATACTGTTTCGACAAATCGCTGGATTTGGCGCTGCCATGGCTCGGATCGGCGGCCATAGAACGTGGGCAGCGTTGATTTTCCTCATCCTGGGAAGTCTGACCGAAGGCATCTCGATCCTGCTTCTGGTTCCCGTGATGCAGCTCGTTGGCCGATCCGACCAGAACTATGCGATCAGGCTCCCAGACAGCGACATCACGCGCTGGATGTCGCCTGACGGCACGGTGCAACTTGCGACCGTGCTTGTCGGCCTTGTCGGCCTTGTCACGCTGCAGGCGGCCTTCAACCGCTTCAAGTCGCTCTACATGGCCAGGCTTCTCTACGATTTCATCAACCGCCTGCGCATCGACCTGTTCGAGAGCATCGGAAAGGCCCGCTGGGGTATTTTCACCCGTATACGAAGCTCCGACCTCGACCATGCCCTGACGGGCGACATTGACCGCGTGCAGGCCACGGCGTTCTCATTGCTGATGATGGTCCAGACATCCGTGCTGTTGGCGGGCTATCTCGTGGTCTCGCTCTTCATCTCGCCGGCAATGACATCCATCGCGATTGCGATCGGCATCGTCATGTTCCTGGTGCTTCGGCCGTTCCGAGCGCGTGCTGCCGCGTTCGGACAGCTGTTGACGACCAATCGCCAGGACCAGTACCGGACGGTTGCGGAATTTCTGAGCGGCATCAAGGTTGCAAAGAGCCTGAACGTCGAGGCCTCCTATTTCGCGCAGCTTCGGTCGATCCTCGAAAGGATGAAAGTCGACAATATCGATTATGTGCGCAACAGCACGATCGGCACCGCGCTGTTCCAGGTGGCGAGCGTCATCGGCCTCAGCCTGTTCATCCACGTGGCGCTGGTCCGCTTCAACCTGTCACTGGCTGAAATCGTTGTCCTGCTCCTTGTCTTCATGCGCATCGCGCCGCGTTTCATGGAGTTGCAGGCGCAATCGCAGCAGGTTCTGATCAACCTGCCGGCCTATGCATCGATGCGCAGCCTGCAGGCGCGGTTCGATGCCGAGCGCGAACCTGGCCATGCCGAATTCGAGGACGCCGGCAAGCTATCTCTCGATACGGGCCTGAACATTCGGGGCGTCTCTTTCGCCTATGGAGATGCCGCCGAAAAGGCGGTGGTGAGCGGCATCACGTTCGGCCTGCCCGCCGGCAAGGTCACCGCCCTGATCGGCCCATCGGGATCGGGCAAGAGCACGATCGCTGACATGCTACTCGGTCTGCTCGAACCGACCATCGGCAAGATCCTCGTCGACGGCGTCGAAATCGATGCCAGCAATCGCCGGCGCTGGCGCGATCAGGTGGCCTATGTGCCGCAGGACGTGTTCCTGCTGCATGACACGATCGCGGCGAACCTGCGACTGGCAGCACCGCGGGCCAGCGACGACGAGTTGTGGACCGCGCTGCGCGCCGCGCATGCGGGCGAGTTCGTCGAGCGGCTCGACCAGCGGCTCGACACGATCGTCGGCGACCGCGGCGTGCGCCTCTCTGGCGGCGAGCGTCAGCGCATCGCGCTGGCGCGTGCGCTGCTGCGCAAGCCGTCGCTGCTCATCCTCGACGAAGCGACCAGCGCGCTCGACTGGCAGAACCAGTCGCTGATCGCCAGGTCGATCGACGGGTTGCGCGGCGCGATGACCATCCTGACCATCGCGCACCGGCCGTCGATGATCGCCTTCGCCGACTGGGTGGTGGCGATGGAAGACGGCCGTGTCGTGGAAGTTGGGCAGTATCAGCGATTGAAGGCGAAGCCGGGGAGCCGGCTGTCCAGGATGCTGTCGGGGGAACAGTCGGAAACCGAACCCGCCAATGTGGCGTGAAGGTCAAATCCGCCGAGGGCGAGACCTAATGCAGGCTACGCCGGGCGCTGCCCAGCTTCTCACCTTCGGTCACATCGGGCGAGCTTAGCTTTCTCTCGGCTTCGCGTAGCCTATCGGCCGGCGTCGGCACACTCCTGGCGATCATGGCGTAGACGAGGACGAAATAGCCGGCCTGGATGACCATGGCACAGATGATGACGCGCAGCAGCGTCGTGCCGAGCGAAGCGCCGCCAAGCCAAGACCAGGCGACGACGATCGCAAGAGCGAAAACCATCCCGACGATGAATTTTGGAAGTGACATACCCAACTGCCCATAAACCGGCTCGGGTTATATCCAACGATAGCCCCACCCGAGCGCCGTCCCTTGTTACGCGGGCTTGTTAGGATGCCCGCTATCGACCGGTTGCTTCCGGCCTTTCAACCTGTCGCCACTCTGACAGGTATAATTTGCAATTCTATTAAGGCGAGTAGAGGGCGGCAAGGGCAACCGCACATATTTTTGAACGAGCCTACGCGATTGACTCTGCCATGCTGCAATGCACACTACCACAATTCACTCAACCTGAAGCGGCTATGTTTTTTCAGTACAATCTGCAATATTAAGTAGTATTTATGTTAATATTCGCGAACTTCGCGCCTTTCTAAAGCACTAAGACGTACCATTCCGGACCACCGAGAACGGCTTGCCCAAAAATCGCCCCAAAAAGATCCTTATTTTTTTCCACTTGCCCATTTATTGTCACAAATGTGCTAAACATCCCGAAAAATGTGCATCGCTAGCTTATAATTTAGTCAATTCATGACGCGACTATTTCAACGGGCCGGGAAATTGTGTGTTGCGCTGCAACATTTTTTTGGTATCGTGTGGTGAACCATTCGTTCAACGCATGGAGTTTCCGCATGAGGGATATTGCCAAGTCGGCCACGGCGGACTTTTCGCAGCCTGACACCGACTTTCCGCCGCCGATCGGCGGCCTCATCAAGCGCAGCTTCGACATTGCCGGTTCACTGGCTGGTCTGATCGCTCTCAGCCCGCTGTTCGTCATGATAGCGTTGCTGGTCAAGTTTTCCGACGGTGGATCGATTTTCTACGGTCATCGGAGAATCGGTCGCGGCGGACGGATTTTTCCGTGCCTGAAATTCCGCACCATGGTTCCGGACGGCGACAAGGTGCTGGCCGCCTATCTCGCCACCAATCCGGACGCCAACGCGGAATGGATAGCGACCCGCAAGCTGAAGAACGATCCGCGCGTCACCCGTGTCGGCGCGGTGTTGCGGAAGCTCAGCCTCGACGAACTGCCGCAGATCATCAACATCCTGCAGGGCGATATGAGCCTTGTCGGGCCTCGCCCGGTGGTGCGCGATGAGCTGGAAATCTACGGCAGCGCCGCCGTCTACTATCTGAAGTCGCGGCCCGGCCTGACCGGCCTGTGGCAGGTCAGCGGCCGCAACGACGTCTCCTACGACAGCCGCGTCGCCTTCGACCGCCACTATGTCGAGAACTGGTCGCTCTTCGGCGACGTGCGCATCATCATCAAGACAGTGCCGGCCGTCTGGATGTCACGCGGCTCTTACTGACCGGCCGCCGGCATCCGGCGGCAAGCTCATCGGGCGATGGGGCTAACACGGATCGGAACGTTCAGTTGAAAACAGACATGTTCGAAGCCTTTGGCAGTGGCCGCTTTTCCGGCCGCTCTCGGCTCATGGCCACATGCCTTGCGGTGTCGCTTGCTTTTCTTCCCCAGCTCGCAACGGCCGATGAATACCATCTCGGCTCGCAGGACAAGCTCACCATCCGGATCGCCGAATGGCAGACCGTCGAAGGCACGTTCAGGGACTGGACAGCGGTCAATGGCCAATACACGGTCGGCCCGGGCGGAACGCTGTCGGTGCCTTTCGTCGGCGAGTTGCCAGCGGCCGGCAAGACCACAGCCGAAGTCGCGGCGGCGATCGGCGAGGCGCTACAGCGCAAGCTCGCTTTGTCGGACAAGCCCGAAGCATCGGTCGAAATGGCGCAATTCCGGCCGTTCTACATTTCGGGCGAAGTGCAGAATCCCGGCCAGTTTCCCTATGTGCCCGATCTGACGGTGCTGAAAGCAATCAGCGTCGCCGGCGGCATCAGGCGCAGCGCCGACTACGGGCCTCAGCTCGGCAAGGACCTGGTCACGGCCAAGGGCAATTTCGATATCTCCGACGACCAGCGCGTGCGGCTGCTCGTTAGGCGCGCCCGCATCGATGCCGATCTGGCCGGCAAGGCGAGCTTCGAGGCGCCGAAGGAGGCCGAGGGCGACCCGAGGCTGCCGACCATCGTAGCCGACGAGATGACGATCCTAACGGCAGACCAGAAGGCGCTGAAGCTGAAGCTCGAGGCGCTCGACGATCTTAAGGGTGTCCTGCAGGCCGAAATCGAATCGCTGCAGAAGAAGATCGTCAATCAGCAGAAGCAGGTCGACCTGGCGCAGCAGCAGCTCGCCAGCATCGGTCCGCTGGCGCAGAAGGGCCTGGTCGCCAATTCGCGGCTGTTGGATTCGCAGCAGTCCGTCACCGACCTGCAGGGCAAGATTCTGGACTACGAGACGGCCATCCTCACCGCCAAGCAGGCGATCAGCAAAGCGACGCAGGACGCCATCGATGCCCAGAACACGTTGAGCTCGACCCTCGCCGCCGACCGCCAGCAGACCGAAGCTGACCTGAACGAGGCCGCGCTGAAGGTGAATATGCAGAAGGGCCTGATCGCCCAGGCCAGCGATCCCGCGACGACGGCCGCCATCACCGGCGACCAGCAACCCACCCTTCTCTACGCGCTGGTGCGAAATGTCGAGGGCAAGACCAGCGAAATCGCCGCCAAGGAAGAGACGCCGGTGCTGCCCGGCGATGTGATCAAGGTCAAGCTGGCGCCGCTGGCCAGCCAGTAGGGATTTCGACAAAGAGCATCGAGCGGTTGCAGGCGTTTTGAAAGAAGACAGTTCTCGCGGGGGGCGCAAGCCCACTGACCATCGAAGACCACGTATTACCCTCGCTGATAATCCTGCCGGTGTGACCGCCGCGGGCGAACGAAGAGATGCGTCGTGAACGTCTACCGCATTCGAAGATATTTGAAGGGTTCGATCTTCACGCTCGTCTGGAGGGTGAGAGGCATAAAGATTGCCGATCGGGTTTCCGTGTTGGGAATGCCGCCTCACATCGCCGGAAAAGGCGGAATAGAAATTGGCTCGCGTGTCTCATTTCGCGGTTTCGGATCGCGTTCTTGGTTTCATGTGTCGGGCAAAGGCAAGCTGGCTATCGGTTCGAGATCGTTCATCAACAGCGGCGTCATGATCGATGCCGCGCTCCGCGTGAGCATCGGGAAAAACTGTCTTATTGGCGATTGCGTCGTCATCCAGGATTCGAACTATCACGAGATCGACGAAGGCTCGGGCGTCAAGACCAAAGCCGTCCTCATCGGCGACAATGTATGGATCGGTCGAAATTCCATCATTCTACCCGGTGTCGAACTTGGGGACCACAGCGTCATTGGCGCCGGATCGGTCGTCACCAAGAGCGTTCCTGCGCGAAGCCTAGTGGCAGGAAATCCTGCCCGGATCTTGCGCGAGGTCGTGGCATCCCCGGATTACATCCGTACCTGATCCTTATCGCTCAAGGCCGCAACGCGCCTTGGTCGAAACCGCCGGGCAATCCCGACTTCTCCGCGCCACCGGACTCCACGAAGCCGGCCCGCGCCCATCGCGTGCGGGTAACAGGCACGCGCGCCAGCCTGAAGTGACTGTAATATAGCAAGAACGAGCCCATGATGTAGGGATTGAGGATATCGACCTCGACGAATGACCGGATCACCAACAGCACCATCATGCCTGCAAGGATCACCGGCTCGATCTGCCATGTCCTGAAGATCACCGCGGTGACGTGACCGACCAGCGTGCGCAGTATAATCAGCGAAATCATCACCGCGCCAACGAAGCCAAGTTCGACGAGGGCTTCGATATAGGTGTTATGGAAATGAAAGCCCGTGCGCGAGGTGATGTAGAATTCGTTCCACAGCCGCTCGGCTTCGGCAAAGCCCTGCACCCAGTAGGCTGCATAGCCGACACCAAGGATCGGTGACCGCTGCGCGGTGCTCCAGCCCTGGTCCCAGAGATAAGTCCGCCCCGTCAGCGTCGAATCCTTGCCGAAGATGCCGAGAACAAAATCCATCAGACCGAGATTAAGGGCGACAAAGACCGCCACGACCAGCAGGCCCGCGCCAACGACGAAAATGACCCGGCGATAGCGTCTCGGCAGCAGCTTGGTGATGGCGAGAAGGGCCACCAGCGCCAACACCGCAGGTATCGAGGCCATCGACGTGGCGGAATGGGAGAGCGCCAGAAGATACGCCGACAAGATCACGACGGGCAAAGCCAAGATCAGGCTCAGCCGACCGCGCCGATAAAAGGCAAGGTATGCGACGCTGAAATAGATACCCAGCGAGGCGACAAAACCGATCTGGTTCTTGGAGGCGAAAGCGCCGACGAAATTATAGCTGCCGTCGAGAACGTCCTCGGAATAGGCTCCTACCTTGAGCGAGTAGAGCATGACGACGAATATGCCGATCAGCGCGCCCAGCGTCAGAGTCCGCACGCTGACGGTGCGCGCCGCTACATAGGCACAGGCAATGTGGGAAAGGTACTGCACCGCCGTTCTGGCGGTGACGCCGGGTGCCTGCGACCAGAAGACGGAGAAGCAGACATAGGCCGCGAACAGTAGCGGCAGCCAGGAGCTGGAGAGCTGCCGCAGGAAGCGCCGGTAGTCGAGCAGGATGAGCGGAAGCCAGACGGCATAGTAAGCCAGGATCAGCACTTGGCCGAAAATGACGGAATAGGAGAACGCCCAGATCGACACCGCAACGGCAAAGGCGCCATAGACCGAGTTCTTCTCGGGATCGACGAGTAGGGACTTTGGAATTTTCATCTCAGAGTCCTGCCGACTTGACCCAGGGCCGGTGAGCGATGCGCGAGCCGGCATATCCGCAAACAGGGGCGTGCAATAAACGGCATCTCCATTGTGCAGTGCAATATAACCTATCGCACCGCATGCTCAATGGC from Mesorhizobium sp. NZP2077 encodes the following:
- a CDS encoding lasso peptide isopeptide bond-forming cyclase; translated protein: MSGVAGILLRGETAPAVAAADIQQMLARMRHRGPDGNAWWADAGVALGHAWLNTTDEAGPGPLTMAGGKLAITADCRLDNRDELMARLGIRDRSVADAVLLMRAYLRWGETCPVYLQGDFAFAIWDDERKTLFCARDHFGVKPFYYHSTARRFVFASEIKPILAIGGSGAIISEHQIAGFLAGLPDDPQSTPYTDIFRLPAAHSLSATTHQVALRRYWQIEPSSRPMRANAAEEFGHLFEQSVKNRMRGTSAVGAMLSGGLDSSSIACVAGLQNAAGRKPKLPTFSLVFQKGSPSDERPFIDEVLKHNMVDGSMIAVDDYAPFAEFERILEEQEGPFLAPGLSLTRNLYTAASARGTKVLLDGHGGDEVVSQGYGYLHELAIAHRWLDLWREMRAASSLHGDGMLGIYFTFLTVYGPAWRIAKLRQMANRALNRLWQRPARAEQRPSWLGLVNPDLASRTDIVARFHRSGQMPPAARSSETLTHRWILSNGLVPHAFEVLDKAAANFGVEPRYPFWDKPLVEFCLALPGEQKLHNGFGRYVLRRAMEGILPPAVQWRSDKIDFKSNLVSGMLRNHRDLLNRVLVSDAGLIESYINLPEVTAAYDRISRLPDQATLPDIQYVWRSAALSLWLRQIERRESPA
- a CDS encoding serine kinase, whose protein sequence is MAYGLTFGSEVLLPELEPMAMAPAVADIMINVGPLPQHSADAAAAFHFEAHRQYLTWQTVGAFLISDASRIDVDPAPGVDDALIAFPLLGPVLALLLHQRGLLVLHASAIAVGGKSAIFMGDKGAGKSTTAGAMIRAGHDLLTDDVVALDVSKPLDPMIVPGFPQLKLASDAAAAISLKEAEVRPLVHPAIDKTQHRLRGAFSSDMVPVTRIYILERGARAAILPLPSVASLPAIIKFSYVTRFGRSALPSDFAATHLRQCAQLAAHVGVCRLEVPTGLDRLGEAVDLIEADLSFDNALD
- a CDS encoding ABC transporter ATP-binding protein, with product MANRSPFHLILFRQIAGFGAAMARIGGHRTWAALIFLILGSLTEGISILLLVPVMQLVGRSDQNYAIRLPDSDITRWMSPDGTVQLATVLVGLVGLVTLQAAFNRFKSLYMARLLYDFINRLRIDLFESIGKARWGIFTRIRSSDLDHALTGDIDRVQATAFSLLMMVQTSVLLAGYLVVSLFISPAMTSIAIAIGIVMFLVLRPFRARAAAFGQLLTTNRQDQYRTVAEFLSGIKVAKSLNVEASYFAQLRSILERMKVDNIDYVRNSTIGTALFQVASVIGLSLFIHVALVRFNLSLAEIVVLLLVFMRIAPRFMELQAQSQQVLINLPAYASMRSLQARFDAEREPGHAEFEDAGKLSLDTGLNIRGVSFAYGDAAEKAVVSGITFGLPAGKVTALIGPSGSGKSTIADMLLGLLEPTIGKILVDGVEIDASNRRRWRDQVAYVPQDVFLLHDTIAANLRLAAPRASDDELWTALRAAHAGEFVERLDQRLDTIVGDRGVRLSGGERQRIALARALLRKPSLLILDEATSALDWQNQSLIARSIDGLRGAMTILTIAHRPSMIAFADWVVAMEDGRVVEVGQYQRLKAKPGSRLSRMLSGEQSETEPANVA
- a CDS encoding exopolysaccharide production repressor exox, whose product is MSLPKFIVGMVFALAIVVAWSWLGGASLGTTLLRVIICAMVIQAGYFVLVYAMIARSVPTPADRLREAERKLSSPDVTEGEKLGSARRSLH
- a CDS encoding sugar transferase, with the protein product MRDIAKSATADFSQPDTDFPPPIGGLIKRSFDIAGSLAGLIALSPLFVMIALLVKFSDGGSIFYGHRRIGRGGRIFPCLKFRTMVPDGDKVLAAYLATNPDANAEWIATRKLKNDPRVTRVGAVLRKLSLDELPQIINILQGDMSLVGPRPVVRDELEIYGSAAVYYLKSRPGLTGLWQVSGRNDVSYDSRVAFDRHYVENWSLFGDVRIIIKTVPAVWMSRGSY
- a CDS encoding polysaccharide biosynthesis/export family protein, yielding MFEAFGSGRFSGRSRLMATCLAVSLAFLPQLATADEYHLGSQDKLTIRIAEWQTVEGTFRDWTAVNGQYTVGPGGTLSVPFVGELPAAGKTTAEVAAAIGEALQRKLALSDKPEASVEMAQFRPFYISGEVQNPGQFPYVPDLTVLKAISVAGGIRRSADYGPQLGKDLVTAKGNFDISDDQRVRLLVRRARIDADLAGKASFEAPKEAEGDPRLPTIVADEMTILTADQKALKLKLEALDDLKGVLQAEIESLQKKIVNQQKQVDLAQQQLASIGPLAQKGLVANSRLLDSQQSVTDLQGKILDYETAILTAKQAISKATQDAIDAQNTLSSTLAADRQQTEADLNEAALKVNMQKGLIAQASDPATTAAITGDQQPTLLYALVRNVEGKTSEIAAKEETPVLPGDVIKVKLAPLASQ
- a CDS encoding acyltransferase is translated as MNVYRIRRYLKGSIFTLVWRVRGIKIADRVSVLGMPPHIAGKGGIEIGSRVSFRGFGSRSWFHVSGKGKLAIGSRSFINSGVMIDAALRVSIGKNCLIGDCVVIQDSNYHEIDEGSGVKTKAVLIGDNVWIGRNSIILPGVELGDHSVIGAGSVVTKSVPARSLVAGNPARILREVVASPDYIRT
- a CDS encoding O-antigen ligase; translation: MKIPKSLLVDPEKNSVYGAFAVAVSIWAFSYSVIFGQVLILAYYAVWLPLILLDYRRFLRQLSSSWLPLLFAAYVCFSVFWSQAPGVTARTAVQYLSHIACAYVAARTVSVRTLTLGALIGIFVVMLYSLKVGAYSEDVLDGSYNFVGAFASKNQIGFVASLGIYFSVAYLAFYRRGRLSLILALPVVILSAYLLALSHSATSMASIPAVLALVALLAITKLLPRRYRRVIFVVGAGLLVVAVFVALNLGLMDFVLGIFGKDSTLTGRTYLWDQGWSTAQRSPILGVGYAAYWVQGFAEAERLWNEFYITSRTGFHFHNTYIEALVELGFVGAVMISLIILRTLVGHVTAVIFRTWQIEPVILAGMMVLLVIRSFVEVDILNPYIMGSFLLYYSHFRLARVPVTRTRWARAGFVESGGAEKSGLPGGFDQGALRP